The stretch of DNA ATAAAGAGGATTTCCCCTTTGCGGTTACGGTGGCCTTTGGCCGCCTTATTCTTAGTCATGAACCATAAGCATACAGGGATTTGCGTCGAGTAGAACAGCTGGCCCGGTAAAGTTACAATGCAGTCGACATGATCTTTTTCTACGAGATTTTTTCTAATCTCGGCTTCACTGGTGGTCGAAGTGGACATGGAGCCGTTAGCCAAAACAAAGCCGGCTACACCACTGGGCGCCAAATGCCACAGCATGTGCAGTATCCAGGCATAGTTGGCATTGCCTGCCGGAGGAATGCCGTAGCCGCTCCAGCGCACATCCTCGGTTAATTTCTCGCCGCCCCAGTCGCTGATGTTGAAGGGGGGATTCGCCAAGATATAGTCAGCCTTCAAGCTTTTATGCAGGTCGTTATGGAACGAGTCAGCGTTATATTCGCCGATATTGCCGTCAATACCGCGAATCGCCAGATTCATTTTGCATAGTCGCCAAGTGGTAGGGTTGGATTCCTGCCCGTATACGGCAATATCGCCGATCTTGCCGCTATGAGCCTCAACAAATTTCTCACTCTGGACAAACATGCCGCCTGACCCGCAGCAGGGGTCATAGATCCGGCCTTTGAAGGGCTCAATCATTTCGACTAACAGCTTAACTACGCTTTGCGGAGTGTAGAATTCGCCGCCGTTTTTGCCTTCAGCGCTGGCGAACTTGGACAAGAAATACTCATAGACTCGGCCAAGGACGTCCTTAGAGCGGCTTTCCTTATCGCCCACCTTGAAGGACAAAATGTCAATCAGTTCGCCCAGGCGGGTCTTGTCCAAAGTCGGTCTGGCATAATCCTTGGGCAGTACGCCTTTTAACTGCTGATTATCTTTTTCGATGGCTACCATGGCATCATCAATGATTTGGCCAATGGTTGGGCTTTTGGCGTTCTCCTTAATATGCGCCCAACGAGCCTCCGGCGCAACCCAGAAAATAGTGTCCGCCAAGTATTCATCTCTGTCTTCCGGGTCTGACAGTTGGTCTTGCTTGAGTTCCTCGTATTTTTCCTCAAAGGCGTCGGATATGTATTTTAAAAACAAAAGCCCTAGTACGACATGCTTATATTCGGCCGCATCCATGTTGTTACGGAGTTTGTCAGCTGCCTGCCACATTTTCTCTTCAAAGCCCAGATTGGCTCCATTTTTCACTTCTTGCATCCTTAATTCCCTCCATTGATGAATTGATTATAGATGGCTTCTTGTTCCTTAGCCCAGCGCTGCTCGACTTCTGTGAGAGCTTGCCGGTACGTTTTGTGTTTGGCGTTAAACTCGTCCACAATCTGCGCTTGCTTTTCCAGCGGCAACAAGGGAATCTCCATCTCGCTAAGATCACTGGGATTGATATTCATAACCGTAGTGCCTCGCTGGAAGCTCTTAATGAGCATCTGCCCTATAGGGCTTTCCAGAAATATCTTCAGATAGGCTGGCAGGATGCTTGGATTAAGTCGTATGGCGATAATATTAGCCGATGCAATGACTAGCTGTTCTGTTTCAGGAAATACGGCAACTTTGTTGACAGTCCCCCGACACGTGAGCACCACATCGCCTTTCATCAATTGGTAGCGTTTAATCTTTCGCTCTTCTTCCTGGATCGTATCGAGGCTGTCTAGCAGAATTTCGCCGTCCTCCATATTGGATATGTTAAGGACACCGACTTTTCCGGGCTGTATATCGTCCTTCATCACCGACTTGCCCCGGAAAACTTCCGCGACCTCTTTTAACTTGGCCTTCGCTAGGCTTGATGCCTTGAATCGTTGGATTGTTTCGTGATCCTCCGCAAAGAACAGGTCGATGCGCCAGTCTTCCAACTGCTGAAACTCGTTATACGGCTTATGGCTGGTCTGCGTAAGAATGAGCTTTGACTCTTCCTCTGCCATCCTGCCAATGGCAACAGCTTGACCAGTCGTCCTTGACAGGGTAATTAGGTATGTTTTTATACTGGTAAAGGGACGAAATATTCCTTCCGGAAGAGCGTATATGGTATCCATATGATAATGCTCTACGAGCCAGCGGCGAAATTCTAGTACAGGACCACTGGCAAACGTAACCCGCGCAGGCACGATCGTAATCAGCCGGCCGCCATCCTGAAGGTAACCGACAAGATTCTCTATTGCGATACATTCAGAATCACGGGTTAGAAAATTACCTCCTGCCTCTTCCGGAGTTAACCTGCTGCCAAAGGACGGCAGACAAATAATAGTGCTGAATTTTTCCTGGAGCAGCAGTTCCCGGTAAATGGACTGATTGACAACCCTTACATTACTAACGTCAGAAAATACTGTGTTAAAGAGCAGATAGGTAATATACTTTTCTGTAACGAGCGTAAATCTTACGCCCGGGTTGGATTGGATAAAATCAACCAGTTTGGTACTGAATTTCTCCGCTTCAGCAACTAATACAGACTCTGAACCAGTAGGT from Veillonellaceae bacterium encodes:
- a CDS encoding SAM-dependent DNA methyltransferase, whose protein sequence is MQEVKNGANLGFEEKMWQAADKLRNNMDAAEYKHVVLGLLFLKYISDAFEEKYEELKQDQLSDPEDRDEYLADTIFWVAPEARWAHIKENAKSPTIGQIIDDAMVAIEKDNQQLKGVLPKDYARPTLDKTRLGELIDILSFKVGDKESRSKDVLGRVYEYFLSKFASAEGKNGGEFYTPQSVVKLLVEMIEPFKGRIYDPCCGSGGMFVQSEKFVEAHSGKIGDIAVYGQESNPTTWRLCKMNLAIRGIDGNIGEYNADSFHNDLHKSLKADYILANPPFNISDWGGEKLTEDVRWSGYGIPPAGNANYAWILHMLWHLAPSGVAGFVLANGSMSTSTTSEAEIRKNLVEKDHVDCIVTLPGQLFYSTQIPVCLWFMTKNKAAKGHRNRKGEILF
- a CDS encoding N-6 DNA methylase, with amino-acid sequence MMKEVSEQNRLGHFPGDREFFHQLYSLDDKLDLLELLVQLNRNDRTGVMMAPECLVEYIAKRLPTGSESVLVAEAEKFSTKLVDFIQSNPGVRFTLVTEKYITYLLFNTVFSDVSNVRVVNQSIYRELLLQEKFSTIICLPSFGSRLTPEEAGGNFLTRDSECIAIENLVGYLQDGGRLITIVPARVTFASGPVLEFRRWLVEHYHMDTIYALPEGIFRPFTSIKTYLITLSRTTGQAVAIGRMAEEESKLILTQTSHKPYNEFQQLEDWRIDLFFAEDHETIQRFKASSLAKAKLKEVAEVFRGKSVMKDDIQPGKVGVLNISNMEDGEILLDSLDTIQEEERKIKRYQLMKGDVVLTCRGTVNKVAVFPETEQLVIASANIIAIRLNPSILPAYLKIFLESPIGQMLIKSFQRGTTVMNINPSDLSEMEIPLLPLEKQAQIVDEFNAKHKTYRQALTEVEQRWAKEQEAIYNQFINGGN